A stretch of the Chlorobiota bacterium genome encodes the following:
- a CDS encoding glutamyl-tRNA reductase produces the protein MNIYLFGINHTSANLDIREKVALNSNAISSAYPDLLGTFASECVIVSTCNRTEIFIVPKEEPFNPKLIKDWLFSFKKTILPENYFFYKQGRDASQHLYEVTSGIASQIIGDIQIIGQVRDSLLTAQSLGSTGKILSRLFTEALKTGKRVRTETDIFTGAVSVSFVAVELAKKIFYPLSDKSALVVGAGDVGELSVENLFAQGVKNISITNRTIEKAEELSNRISGSKVIPFDHFKSILHEFDIIIVSTGADDFVITYNDVMISSDLRGNREQLIVDISVPRNVEPSVSDIPNVYCKDINDLSNVIEKNIEKRKAELPKAKAIITEELVKFIAWCKMLPIIPFVEKIKLTSRNIFDDEFNKNKNRFTNENDYQTARKLTESILKKIIGIPLGELLEEEISRRNDEFGV, from the coding sequence TTGAATATATATCTCTTTGGAATAAATCATACTTCTGCAAATTTGGATATAAGAGAAAAAGTTGCACTTAATTCAAATGCAATTTCTTCTGCTTATCCTGATTTGTTGGGAACTTTTGCTTCAGAATGTGTAATAGTTTCAACTTGTAATAGAACTGAAATTTTTATTGTTCCAAAGGAAGAACCTTTTAATCCCAAATTAATTAAGGACTGGTTATTCTCTTTCAAAAAAACAATACTCCCTGAAAATTATTTTTTTTACAAACAAGGAAGAGATGCCTCACAACATTTGTATGAAGTTACATCTGGAATTGCATCTCAGATTATTGGAGATATTCAGATTATTGGTCAGGTTAGAGATTCTTTGCTAACAGCACAATCGTTAGGCTCAACAGGTAAAATACTTTCAAGGTTATTTACTGAAGCTTTGAAGACTGGTAAAAGAGTAAGAACAGAAACTGATATTTTTACTGGTGCTGTTTCAGTCAGTTTTGTTGCAGTTGAATTAGCAAAAAAAATATTTTATCCACTTTCAGATAAATCTGCATTAGTTGTTGGAGCTGGTGATGTTGGTGAACTATCTGTTGAGAATTTATTTGCACAAGGTGTAAAAAATATATCTATTACTAACAGAACTATTGAAAAAGCTGAAGAGTTATCTAATCGAATTTCAGGCTCTAAAGTTATTCCATTTGATCATTTTAAAAGTATACTTCATGAATTTGATATTATAATTGTTTCAACTGGTGCTGATGATTTTGTGATTACTTATAATGATGTTATGATATCCTCAGATTTAAGAGGAAATAGGGAACAGCTAATAGTTGATATTTCTGTTCCAAGAAATGTTGAACCATCTGTAAGTGATATTCCAAATGTTTATTGTAAAGATATTAATGATTTGAGCAATGTAATAGAAAAAAATATTGAAAAACGAAAAGCAGAACTTCCTAAAGCTAAAGCTATAATTACAGAAGAGCTTGTAAAGTTTATTGCTTGGTGTAAAATGCTCCCAATTATTCCATTTGTTGAGAAAATTAAATTAACTAGCAGAAATATTTTCGATGATGAATTTAACAAAAATAAAAATAGATTCACAAATGAGAATGATTATCAAACGGCTCGAAAACTGACTGAAAGCATCTTAAAAAAAATAATTGGAATTCCACTCGGTGAGCTTCTTGAAGAAGAAATTTCTAGAAGAAATGATGAGTTTGGGGTATAA
- a CDS encoding enoyl-CoA hydratase/isomerase family protein, which translates to MFENLIVTKLDGYVATVQLNRPKVLNALSLELMTELCEALEMLDKDNDVRTIVIHGNERAFAAGADITQMAQASSIDMLNRDQFSKWEKIRKIKKPIIAAVSGVALGGGCELTMICDIIICSETARFGQPEILIGVMPGAGGTQRLTRAVGKVIAMEMVLTGRMISAEEALKFGLINKIVPVEFYLEEAISLAREISNRPPIAVRLAKESVLKSFDTTIVDGLEFERKNFYMLFSTDDMKEGMKAFIEKRKPEWKGE; encoded by the coding sequence ATGTTCGAGAATTTAATTGTTACTAAACTCGATGGATATGTAGCAACAGTTCAATTAAACAGACCAAAAGTATTAAATGCTTTAAGTCTTGAATTAATGACTGAACTTTGTGAAGCTTTAGAAATGTTAGATAAAGATAATGATGTTAGAACCATTGTAATTCATGGTAATGAAAGAGCTTTTGCAGCAGGAGCAGACATTACTCAAATGGCACAAGCATCTAGTATTGATATGTTAAACAGAGATCAGTTCTCTAAATGGGAAAAAATTAGAAAAATTAAAAAACCAATTATTGCTGCAGTGTCAGGTGTTGCATTAGGTGGAGGCTGTGAGCTAACTATGATTTGTGATATTATAATTTGTTCCGAAACTGCTAGATTTGGTCAACCTGAGATATTAATAGGAGTTATGCCAGGTGCTGGTGGTACACAACGCTTAACAAGAGCAGTTGGAAAAGTTATTGCTATGGAAATGGTTCTAACTGGAAGAATGATTTCCGCAGAAGAAGCATTAAAATTTGGATTAATAAATAAAATTGTTCCTGTAGAATTTTATCTTGAAGAAGCAATTTCACTTGCACGAGAAATAAGTAATCGTCCTCCAATTGCTGTTCGTCTTGCAAAAGAATCTGTTCTTAAATCCTTTGATACTACTATTGTTGATGGTTTAGAATTTGAACGTAAAAACTTCTATATGCTTTTCTCAACAGATGATATGAAAGAAGGTATGAAAGCATTTATCGAGAAAAGAAAACCAGAATGGAAAGGTGAATAA